Proteins encoded together in one Benincasa hispida cultivar B227 chromosome 1, ASM972705v1, whole genome shotgun sequence window:
- the LOC120076902 gene encoding protein ARABIDILLO 1, producing the protein MNRRVRRKVTRKGKEKLIFPSYPEIESEIADLDNKQTVDWTSLPDDTVIQLFSCLNYRDRANLSSTCRTWRFLGLSSCLWTSFDLRAHKIDAAMAASLASRCKSLQKLRFRGAESADAIILLLAKDLREISGDYCRKITDATLSAIAARHQALESLQLGPDFCERISSDAIKAIAICCHKLKKLRLSGIRDVNAEALNALSKHCPNLLDIGFIDCLNVDEMALGNVSSVRFLSVAGTSNMKWGAVSHQWHKLPNLVGLDVSRTDIGPVAVSRLMSSSQSLKVLCAFNCSVLEEDAGFTVSKYKGKLLLALFTDVVKEIASLFADTTTKGENMLLDWRNLKNKSKSLDEIMMWLEWILSHNLLRIAESNQHGLDNFWLNHGAALLLSLMQSLQEDVQERAATGLATFVIIDDENASIDSGRAEEVMRRGGIRLLLNLAKSWREGLQSEVAKAIANLSVNANVAKAVAEEGGIDILAGLARSMNRLVAEEAAGGLWNLSVGEEHKGAIAEAGGVRALVDLIFKWSSGGDGVLERAAGALANLAADDRCSTEVALAGGVHALVMLARNCKFEGVQEQAARALANLAAHGDSNTNNSAVGQEAGALEALVQLTHSPHEGVRQEAAGALWNLSFDDRNREAIAAAGGVEALVALAQSCSNASPGLQERAAGALWGLSVSEANSIAIGQQGGVAPLIALARSDAEDVHETAAGALWNLAFNPGNALRIVEEGGVPALVHLCYASVSKMARFMAALALAYMFDGRMDECALPGSSSEGISKSVSLDGARRMALKNIEAFVQTFSDPQAFASAAASLAPAALVQVTERARIQEAGHLRCSGAEIGRFVAMLRNPSPTLKACAAFALLQFTIPGGRHALHHASLMQNAGASRALRTAAAAATAPLQAKIFARIVLRNLEHHSIESSL; encoded by the exons ATGAATCGGAGGGTGAGGAGGAAGGTGACAAGAAAAGGGAAGGAGAAGCTGATTTTTCCAAGCTACCCTGAAATTGAAAGTGAGATTGCTGATTTGGACAATAAACAAACTGTAGATTGGACTAGTTTGCCTGATGATACAGTCATTCAGCTTTTCTCTTGTCTGAATTATCGTGACCGGGCAAACTTGTCATCAACTTGTAGAACATGGAGATTTCTTGGTTTATCTTCATGCTTGTGGACTTCATTTGATCTTCGAGCGCACAAAATTGATGCTGCAATGGCTGCTTCCCTTGCTTCTAGGTGCAAGAGTCTTCAGAAGCTCAGGTTTCGTGGGGCAGAGTCTGCTGATGCAATAATTCTTCTTCTGGCAAAGGATTTGCGTGAAATAAGTGGTGATTACTGTAGAAAAATTACTGATGCTACACTTTCTGCCATTGCAGCTCGACACCAGGCACTTGAAAGCCTCCAGCTTGGGCCAGATTTCTGTGAAAGGATCAGTAGCGATGCTATAAAAGCAATAGCTATTTGTTGTCATAAGTTGAAAAAACTTAGGCTTTCTGGAATTAGGGATGTCAATGCAGAGGCTCTCAATGCTCTATCAAAGCATTGCCCTAATTTGCTTGATATTGGGTTCATTGATTGTCTGAATGTAGATGAGATGGCCCTTGGAAACGTATCATCGGTTCGTTTTCTCTCAGTTGCTGGGACCTCAAATATGAAGTGGGGTGCTGTTTCACATCAGTGGCATAAGCTACCTAACTTGGTTGGTTTAGATGTGTCACGAACTGATATCGGTCCTGTCGCTGTATCAAGATTAATGTCATCATCACAAAGCTTAAAAGTCTTGTGTGCCTTCAATTGTTCAGTTCTAGAAGAAGACGCTGGCTTCACTGTCAGCAAATATAAAGGCAAATTGTTGCTTGCCCTTTTCACTGATGTTGTGAAGGAAATAGCTTCTTTATTTGCTGATACTACAACGAAAGGGGAAAACATGTTGTTAGATTGGAGGAATTTGAAGAATAAAAGTAAGAGTTTGGACGAGATAATGATGTGGCTTGAGTGGATCTTATCTCACAATCTTCTGCGTATTGCTGAGAGCAATCAACATGGTCTGGATAATTTTTGGCTCAATCATGGTGCAGCTTTGTTACTTAGTTTGATGCAGAGCTTACAAGAGGATGTTCAAGAAAGGGCAGCAACAGGTCTTGCAACTTTTGTTATcattgatgatgaaaatgctaGTATTGACTCTGGAAGGGCAGAAGAAGTTATGCGGCGTGGTGGAATACGACTCCTTCTAAACTTGGCAAAGTCTTGGAGAGAAGGGCTTCAGTCTGAGGTGGCAAAG GCCATAGCAAACTTGTCTGTGAATGCTAATGTTGCAAAGGCAGTAGCCGAAGAAGGTGGAATTGATATTCTTGCAGGTCTTGCAAGATCCATGAACAGGCTAGTTGCAGAAGAGGCTGCTGGAGGATTGTGGAATCTTTCTGTTGGCGAGGAACACAAA ggTGCGATTGCTGAGGCTGGTGGAGTAAGAGCTTTAGttgatttgatatttaaatggTCTTCTGGTGGTGACGGAGTTCTT GAACGTGCAGCTGGTGCACTAGCAAATTTGGCAGCCGATGATAGGTGTAGTACTGAAGTTGCTTTAGCAGGTGGCGTGCATGCTTTGGTGATGCTTGCTCGCAACTGCAAGTTTGAAGGAGTGCAAGAACAG GCTGCTCGAGCATTGGCTAATTTAGCTGCCCATGGGGATAGCAATACAAATAACTCTGCTGTTGGACAGGAGGCGGGTGCACTTGAAGCACTTGTCCAACTTACACATTCTCCTCATGAAGGTGTCAG GCAAGAGGCGGCTGGTGCCCTATGGAATTTATCATTTGATGACAGAAATAGAGAAGCAATTGCAGCTGCAGGTGGTGTTGAGGCATTG gtTGCTCTAGCACAATCTTGTTCAAATGCATCCCCGGGTCTTCAGGAACGGGCTGCTGGAGCTTTGTGGGGATTGTCAGTTTCTGAAGCCAACAG CATTGCTATTGGTCAGCAAGGGGGCGTTGCACCATTAATTGCTTTGGCACGTTCAGATGCTGAA gATGTTCATGAAACTGCGGCTGGAGCTCTTTGGAATCTTGCATTTAACCCCGGTAATGCCCTTCGTATAGTGGAGGAAGGCGGTGTTCCAGCCCTAGTTCATCTTTGTTATGCATCAGTATCAAAAATGGCACGCTTCATGGCTGCTCTGGCATTGGCTTACATGTTTGATGGGAG AATGGATGAATGTGCCTTGCCAGGAAGCTCATCAGAAGGCATTTCCAAGAGTGTGAGCTTAGATGGGGCTAGAAGGATGGCATTAAAGAACATTGAAGCATTTGTCCAGACATTTTCTGATCCACAAGCGTTTGCCTCTGCTGCTGCATCCTTGGCGCCTGCAGCATTGGTGCAAGTAACAGAACGAGCTCGTATTCAAGAAGCGGGCCATCTGCGATGCAG TGGAGCTGAAATTGGAAGATTTGTTGCAATGCTTCGAAATCCATCACCTACACTAAAAGCATGTGCAGCATTTGCTCTTCTACAG TTTACTATCCCGGGGGGTCGACATGCCTTACACCATGCAAGCCTTATGCAGAATGCAGGAGCATCAAGAGCCCTGCGTACTGCAGCTGCAGCAGCAACTGCCCCATTACAAGCGAAAATCTTCGCTAGAATTGTTCTTAGAAATCTAGAGCACCACAGCATTGAATCTTCCCTTTAA
- the LOC120080957 gene encoding peptidyl-prolyl cis-trans isomerase FKBP20-2, chloroplastic isoform X3 gives MLITCSTPSLTSGHSISYRAFSGCATSRAFITQIKQVQRHCSCHSFNHSRRENSYISLSNEDSRRKILLFFLSTTALFPTRHSSAKTKNKNPYDERRLLEQNKRRQRENNAPDDFPSFVREGFEVKVIAPETYVKRDSGLIYWDIEVGNGDCPKDGQQVIFHYVGYNESGRRIDSTYLQGSPARIRVGTNALVPGFEEGIRGMRPGGKRRIIIPPELGPPVGPSTFFSSKQFEVFDVELLSVQDCQRRTIGFYSDIVCN, from the exons ATGCTTATTACTTGCTCAACGCCCTCTCTTACCTCCGGCCATTCTATTTCTT ACAGGGCCTTTTCAGGATGTGCAACATCAAGAGCTTTCATAACTCAAATCAAGCAAGTACAGCGCCACTGCTCATGTCATAGTTTCAATCACAGCCG CAGAGAGAATTCTTATATATCGTTATCCAATGAGGATTCCAGGCGAAAGATTCTCCTATTTTTCTTATCAACTACAGCTTTGTTTCCAACTCGGCATTCTTCTGCCAAGACGAAGAATAAGAATCCATATGATGAAAGACGCTTACTAGAGCAAAACAAACGGAGACAAAGGGAAAACAATGCACCTGATGACTTTCCAAGCTTTGTCAGAGAAG GTTTTGAGGTTAAGGTTATAGCACCAGAGACCTATGTTAAACGTGACTCTGGGCTCATATATTGGGATATCGAAGTTGGTAATGGTGATTGCCCCAAGGATGGTCAACAG GTGATTTTTCACTATGTTGGCTATAATGAATCTGGTCGTCGAATTGACAGCACATACTTACAGGGTTCTCCTGCCAGAATCCGTGTGGGCACTAATGCTTTGGTCCCAG GATTCGAGGAAGGAATTCGAGGCATGAGACCAGGGGGAAAGAGGAGAATAATAATTCCACCAGAACTTGGACCACCT GTGGGGCCTTCTACATTTTTCAGCTCAAAAcagtttgaagtgtttgatGTGGAACTGTTGAGTGTCCAGGATTGTCAGAGGAGGACAATAGGCTTTTACTCTGATATTGTTTGCAACTAG
- the LOC120080957 gene encoding peptidyl-prolyl cis-trans isomerase FKBP20-2, chloroplastic isoform X4 yields MLITCSTPSLTSGHSISYRAFSGCATSRAFITQIKQVQRHCSCHSFNHSRENSYISLSNEDSRRKILLFFLSTTALFPTRHSSAKTKNKNPYDERRLLEQNKRRQRENNAPDDFPSFVREGFEVKVIAPETYVKRDSGLIYWDIEVGNGDCPKDGQQVIFHYVGYNESGRRIDSTYLQGSPARIRVGTNALVPGFEEGIRGMRPGGKRRIIIPPELGPPVGPSTFFSSKQFEVFDVELLSVQDCQRRTIGFYSDIVCN; encoded by the exons ATGCTTATTACTTGCTCAACGCCCTCTCTTACCTCCGGCCATTCTATTTCTT ACAGGGCCTTTTCAGGATGTGCAACATCAAGAGCTTTCATAACTCAAATCAAGCAAGTACAGCGCCACTGCTCATGTCATAGTTTCAATCACAGCCG AGAGAATTCTTATATATCGTTATCCAATGAGGATTCCAGGCGAAAGATTCTCCTATTTTTCTTATCAACTACAGCTTTGTTTCCAACTCGGCATTCTTCTGCCAAGACGAAGAATAAGAATCCATATGATGAAAGACGCTTACTAGAGCAAAACAAACGGAGACAAAGGGAAAACAATGCACCTGATGACTTTCCAAGCTTTGTCAGAGAAG GTTTTGAGGTTAAGGTTATAGCACCAGAGACCTATGTTAAACGTGACTCTGGGCTCATATATTGGGATATCGAAGTTGGTAATGGTGATTGCCCCAAGGATGGTCAACAG GTGATTTTTCACTATGTTGGCTATAATGAATCTGGTCGTCGAATTGACAGCACATACTTACAGGGTTCTCCTGCCAGAATCCGTGTGGGCACTAATGCTTTGGTCCCAG GATTCGAGGAAGGAATTCGAGGCATGAGACCAGGGGGAAAGAGGAGAATAATAATTCCACCAGAACTTGGACCACCT GTGGGGCCTTCTACATTTTTCAGCTCAAAAcagtttgaagtgtttgatGTGGAACTGTTGAGTGTCCAGGATTGTCAGAGGAGGACAATAGGCTTTTACTCTGATATTGTTTGCAACTAG
- the LOC120080957 gene encoding peptidyl-prolyl cis-trans isomerase FKBP20-2, chloroplastic isoform X2, producing MYLRNFISFPIIGTMDSLHVSPQWAFSGCATSRAFITQIKQVQRHCSCHSFNHSRENSYISLSNEDSRRKILLFFLSTTALFPTRHSSAKTKNKNPYDERRLLEQNKRRQRENNAPDDFPSFVREGFEVKVIAPETYVKRDSGLIYWDIEVGNGDCPKDGQQVIFHYVGYNESGRRIDSTYLQGSPARIRVGTNALVPGFEEGIRGMRPGGKRRIIIPPELGPPVGPSTFFSSKQFEVFDVELLSVQDCQRRTIGFYSDIVCN from the exons ATGTACCTccgaaattttatttcattccCAATTATAGGGACAATGGATTCCCTCCACgtatctccacaatg GGCCTTTTCAGGATGTGCAACATCAAGAGCTTTCATAACTCAAATCAAGCAAGTACAGCGCCACTGCTCATGTCATAGTTTCAATCACAGCCG AGAGAATTCTTATATATCGTTATCCAATGAGGATTCCAGGCGAAAGATTCTCCTATTTTTCTTATCAACTACAGCTTTGTTTCCAACTCGGCATTCTTCTGCCAAGACGAAGAATAAGAATCCATATGATGAAAGACGCTTACTAGAGCAAAACAAACGGAGACAAAGGGAAAACAATGCACCTGATGACTTTCCAAGCTTTGTCAGAGAAG GTTTTGAGGTTAAGGTTATAGCACCAGAGACCTATGTTAAACGTGACTCTGGGCTCATATATTGGGATATCGAAGTTGGTAATGGTGATTGCCCCAAGGATGGTCAACAG GTGATTTTTCACTATGTTGGCTATAATGAATCTGGTCGTCGAATTGACAGCACATACTTACAGGGTTCTCCTGCCAGAATCCGTGTGGGCACTAATGCTTTGGTCCCAG GATTCGAGGAAGGAATTCGAGGCATGAGACCAGGGGGAAAGAGGAGAATAATAATTCCACCAGAACTTGGACCACCT GTGGGGCCTTCTACATTTTTCAGCTCAAAAcagtttgaagtgtttgatGTGGAACTGTTGAGTGTCCAGGATTGTCAGAGGAGGACAATAGGCTTTTACTCTGATATTGTTTGCAACTAG
- the LOC120080957 gene encoding peptidyl-prolyl cis-trans isomerase FKBP20-2, chloroplastic isoform X1 produces MYLRNFISFPIIGTMDSLHVSPQWAFSGCATSRAFITQIKQVQRHCSCHSFNHSRRENSYISLSNEDSRRKILLFFLSTTALFPTRHSSAKTKNKNPYDERRLLEQNKRRQRENNAPDDFPSFVREGFEVKVIAPETYVKRDSGLIYWDIEVGNGDCPKDGQQVIFHYVGYNESGRRIDSTYLQGSPARIRVGTNALVPGFEEGIRGMRPGGKRRIIIPPELGPPVGPSTFFSSKQFEVFDVELLSVQDCQRRTIGFYSDIVCN; encoded by the exons ATGTACCTccgaaattttatttcattccCAATTATAGGGACAATGGATTCCCTCCACgtatctccacaatg GGCCTTTTCAGGATGTGCAACATCAAGAGCTTTCATAACTCAAATCAAGCAAGTACAGCGCCACTGCTCATGTCATAGTTTCAATCACAGCCG CAGAGAGAATTCTTATATATCGTTATCCAATGAGGATTCCAGGCGAAAGATTCTCCTATTTTTCTTATCAACTACAGCTTTGTTTCCAACTCGGCATTCTTCTGCCAAGACGAAGAATAAGAATCCATATGATGAAAGACGCTTACTAGAGCAAAACAAACGGAGACAAAGGGAAAACAATGCACCTGATGACTTTCCAAGCTTTGTCAGAGAAG GTTTTGAGGTTAAGGTTATAGCACCAGAGACCTATGTTAAACGTGACTCTGGGCTCATATATTGGGATATCGAAGTTGGTAATGGTGATTGCCCCAAGGATGGTCAACAG GTGATTTTTCACTATGTTGGCTATAATGAATCTGGTCGTCGAATTGACAGCACATACTTACAGGGTTCTCCTGCCAGAATCCGTGTGGGCACTAATGCTTTGGTCCCAG GATTCGAGGAAGGAATTCGAGGCATGAGACCAGGGGGAAAGAGGAGAATAATAATTCCACCAGAACTTGGACCACCT GTGGGGCCTTCTACATTTTTCAGCTCAAAAcagtttgaagtgtttgatGTGGAACTGTTGAGTGTCCAGGATTGTCAGAGGAGGACAATAGGCTTTTACTCTGATATTGTTTGCAACTAG
- the LOC120072085 gene encoding homeobox-leucine zipper protein HAT3: protein MGGRDDELGLSLSLGFGVTTHMQRPSNNSMHNHLRKSSWNEHFQFSDRNADSRSFLRGIDVNRLPTGMDGEEENGVSSPNSTISSISGKRSEREAVGDEAEAEAEAEAERASCSRGSDDEDGGGGDGDASRKKLRLSKEQSMVLEETFKEHNTLNPKQKLALAKQLNLRPRQVEVWFQNRRARTKLKQTEVDCEYLKRCCENLTEENRRLQKEVQELRALKLSPQLYMHMNPPTTLTMCPQCERVAVSSSSSTSAATTTRHPAAGGVQRHSVAINPWAVLPIQR from the exons ATGGGCGGAAGAGATGATGAGTTGGGGCTGAGTTTGAGTTTAGGGTTTGGAGTTACGACTCACATGCAGAGGCCGTCCAATAACTCCATGCATAATCATCTCCGCAAGAGTTCTTGGAATGAGCATTTTCAATTTTCTG ATCGGAACGCCGATTCGAGGTCGTTTCTTAGAGGAATCGACGTGAATCGGCTGCCGACGGGCATGGACGGCGAGGAAGAGAACGGCGTTTCATCTCCGAACAGTACGATTTCAAGCATCAGTGGAAAGAGGAGCGAGAGAGAAGCGGTCGGAGATGAGGCAGAGGCTGAAGCGGAAGCGGAGGCGGAGAGAGCATCGTGCTCGCGAGGGAGTGACGATGAAGACGGCGGAGGCGGCGACGGCGACGCCTCGAGAAAGAAGTTGAGGCTATCGAAGGAACAGTCGATGGTACTTGAGGAGACCTTCAAAGAGCACAATACGCTCAATCCA AAGCAAAAGCTGGCACTTGCAAAGCAGTTGAATCTGAGACCAAGACAAGTGGAGGTGTGGTTTCAAAACAGAAGGGCAAG gaccaaattgaagcaaaCAGAAGTAGATTGTGAGTACTTGAAGAGGTGCTGTGAGAATCTAACAGAGGAAAACAGAAGGCTACAGAAGGAGGTGCAAGAGTTGAGAGCACTCAAGCTTTCTCCACAGCTCTATATGCATATGAATCCTCCTACCACCCTCACCATGTGCCCTCAATGTGAGCGTGTGGCGGTTTCTTCGTCTTCTTCGACCTCAGCTGCTACGACCACACGCCATCCAGCAGCAGGTGGTGTGCAGCGTCACTCTGTGGCCATCAACCCGTGGGCGGTGTTGCCAATCCAACGTTGA